Proteins from one Mixophyes fleayi isolate aMixFle1 chromosome 9, aMixFle1.hap1, whole genome shotgun sequence genomic window:
- the LOC142101852 gene encoding SCAN domain-containing protein 3-like, with the protein MIPSKLKRHLETNHPDMANKSRDYFIRRLKELKDKKGKFFKQASIPTNALLASYKVAYRVAKYKKPHTIAEELILPAAVDMVTIMVGESAGKLLSKVPLSNNTMSRRIQHMAEDLNDQLIEKMKGKEFALQLDEAIDSNKDAHLICYTRFVDGENLVEDLLFCKSITAGTKAQDLFQIIDTFMSENNLDWTKCFGVCTDGGRSMSGCYGGLQALIRSKAPDALWTHCIIHREALASKQLSPPLNAVMESVLKVVNFIKTRPQKARFFKKMCEDMGSEHTSLLYYCSSRWLSCGNVLFRVFELRQELYSYLEEEVHECANYFLDTDFLCKLAYLCDLFDKLNSLNLSLQGSNTHILKLSEKVTAFRKKLLLWKRKLNEDGYNDCFPQLHQFVTSNDAYLTHDLKSVFEQHLTKLSDWFEKYFPENMEKFLWIQDPFSTNAPSEFTSTEEEKLIELSCDKSLKVKFSSMGLEEFWISIKDEYPMLSTKAQRILVPFATTYLCEAGFSAVAVIKSKYRPKINVEQEMRMAVSKLIPRFEKLCSAQQAHTSH; encoded by the coding sequence ATGATTCCAAGCAAACTGAAACGCCATTTAGAGACCAATCACCCTGACATGGCTAATAAATCACGCGATTACTTCATCAGAAGGTTAAAAGAATTGAAAGACAAAAAAGGTAAATTTTTTAAACAAGCATCAATACCAACAAATGCTTTGCTAGCATCCTACAAGGTGGCATATAGAGTTGCAAAGTATAAAAAGCCTCACACCATCGCAGAAGAACTGATTTTACCGGCTGCAGTGGATATGGTCACCATTATGGTTGGGGAATCAGCGGGAAAGCTGCTTTCAAAGGTACCTTTATCTAACAATACCATGAGTCGCAGAATACAACATATGGCTGAAGATCTGAATGACCAGCTGATTGAAAAAATGAAAGGGAAGGAATTCGCACTACAACTAGATGAGGCAATAGACAGTAACAAGGATGCTCATTTGATTTGTTACACACGCTTTGTTGATGGTGAGAATCTTGTTGAAGACCTTCTCTTTTGTAAAAGTATCACTGCAGGTACAAAGGCACAAGACTTGTTTCAGATCATTGACACTTTTATGAGTGAAAACAACTTAGACTGGACAAAGTGCTTTGGTGTCTGTACTGATGGTGGTCGCTCTATGTCAGGATGTTATGGAGGATTGCAGGCACTCATAAGAAGCAAAGCTCCTGATGCACTGTGGACCCACTGCATTATCCACAGGGAAGCCCTTGCATCAAAGCAACTGAGTCCTCCACTGAATGCAGTCATGGAAAGCGTGTTGAAAGTGGTGAACTTCATCAAAACTCGGCCACAGAAGgcaaggttttttaaaaaaatgtgtgaggaTATGGGCTCTGAGCACACATCTTTGTTATATTACTGTAGCTCGCGATGGCTCTCATGTGGAAATGTACTTTTCCGTGTTTTTGAATTACGGCAGGAACTTTACTCCTATCTGGAAGAAGAAGTACACGAGTGTGCAAATTATTTCCTGGATACTGACTTTTTATGTAAATTAGCATACCTGTGCGATCTATTTGACAAGCTGAATTCATTGAATCTCTCACTACAGGGAAGTAACACACACATTCTAAAACTTTCTGAGAAGGTAACAGCTTTTAGAAAAAAACTGCTTCtatggaaaagaaaattaaatgaagaTGGTTACAATGACTGTTTCCCCCAGTTGCATCAGTTTGTTACATCCAATGATGCTTACTTGACACATGACCTTAAATCAGTGTTTGAGCAGCACCTTACAAAGCTCAGTGActggtttgaaaaatattttccagaaAACATGGAGAAATTTCTATGGATCCAAGACCCATTCAGTACGAATGCACCATCTGAATTCACTTCTACAGAAGAAGAAAAACTCATTGAGCTCTCCTGTGACAAGtctttaaaagtaaaatttagCAGCATGGGACTTGAAGAGTTTTGGATATCCATTAAAGATGAATATCCAATGTTAAGTACTAAAGCGCAGCGAATCCTAGTTCCATTTGCAACCACATATCTGTGTGAAGCTGGGTTTTCAGCTGTTGCTGTAATCAAAAGCAAATATCGTCCAAAAATTAATGTTGAACAGGAAATGAGGATGGCAGTGTCCAAGCTGATTCCAAGGTTTGAAAAGTTGTGTAGTGCACAACAGGCACACACctcccattaa